Proteins co-encoded in one Salvia splendens isolate huo1 chromosome 4, SspV2, whole genome shotgun sequence genomic window:
- the LOC121799542 gene encoding type IV inositol polyphosphate 5-phosphatase 7-like: MKDGNTKKSELSWSKKLVRKWFNIKSKSEELQAEEAVYGGGDVEWRNSFSEREPSRVKKIKTEKSARNIERSFSRSRSRRGRAYLDHPQIINIQNYSLFVSTWNVGGKTPPGNLNLDDWLHSSPPADIYVLGFQEIVPLNAGNILGAEDNGPAKKWLALIKRTLNNAPGMSGGSGRCTPSPVPYPVVEWNADFEGSSRHKASTFFPRRSFQTPQCWRMENDMPAPQPRLDRRYSVCDRAIFGHRPSDYDPRGYRPSDCSSSQRASDYSSSRRPSDYSCGPRASDYSSSRRPSDYSWGQRASDFSRLGSDEDYPPGDSPSTVLYSPMSYNAYEPPENGYSIPGHSRYSLVASKQMVGIYLTVWVRSELTEHVKNIKVSCVGRGLMGYLKNKGSISISMLLHQTSLCFVCSHLTSGQKEGDELRRNSDFMEILRKTRFPRVNSVNEEKAPGTILEHDRIIWLGDLNYRIALPYRSAKALIEMQNWRALLEKDQLRMEQRRGRVFDGWREGKIYFPPTYKYSHNSDRYSGDDLHPKEKRRTPAWCDRILWYGGGLQQLSYVRGESKFSDHRPVSGVFWAEIESTPNRLRKSMSCSSSRIEVDELLPYSHGYTELCFF, encoded by the exons ATGAAAGATGGAAATACCAAGAAATCCGag CTCTCATGGTCGAAGAAACTGGTCAGAAAATGGTTCAATATCAAGAGCAAAAGTGAGGAGTTACAAGCTGAAGAAGCTGTTTATGGAG gTGGTGATGTTGAATGGAGGAACAGCTTTTCTGAGAGGGAACCATCCAGAGTCAAGAAAATTAAAACAG AAAAATCAGCAAGGAACATCGAGCGCTCCTTTTCCCGGTCACGTTCAAGGCGTGGGAGAGCTTACCTTGATCACCCTCAGATCATAAACATACAGAACTACAG CCTCTTTGTATCGACATGGAACGTGGGAGGAAAGACACCACCGGGAAATTTGAACTTAGATGATTGGCTCCACTCTTCACCTCCTGCTGATATATACGTGCTTGG GTTTCAAGAGATAGTTCCTCTCAATGCTGGTAACATTCTTGGTGCTGAAGACAATGGTCCTGCCAAGAAATGGCTTGCTCTCATTAAGAGAACTCTGAACAATGCCCCCGGCATGAGTGGAGGCAGCGGGCGCTGCACTCCCTCGCCTGTTCCTTATCCCGTTGTTGAGTGGAATGCTGATTTTGAGGGGTCAAGCAGGCACAAGGCCTCAACATTCTTCCCCCGTCGATCATTCCAGACACCACAGTGCTGGAGAATGGAAAATGACATGCCTGCCCCTCAGCCTCGCCTTGATCGGAGGTATAGTGTGTGTGATCGAGCAATTTTCGGCCATAGGCCTAGCGACTACGATCCGAGGGGTTATAGGCCAAGTGACTGTTCGTCGAGCCAGAGGGCAAGTGATTATTCTTCTAGCCGACGTCCGAGTGATTATTCCTGCGGACCCCGAGCAAGTGACTATTCATCCAGTAGGAGGCCGAGCGATTACTCGTGGGGCCAGAGGGCGAGTGATTTTTCGCGCTTGGGTTCAGATGAAGATTATCCTCCTGGAGATTCACCTAGCACGGTCTTGTATTCGCCGATGTCTTACAATGCGTACGAGCCACCGGAAAACGGGTACTCCATTCCCGGACACTCGAGATACTCTTTGGTAGCTAGTAAGCAAATGGTTGGGATTTATCTCACTGTTTGGGTTCGGAGTGAGCTGACAGAACACGTCAAGAACATCAAGGTTTCGTGTGTTGGAAGAGGATTGATGGGTTACCTCAAAAATAAG GGATCCATCTCGATTAGCATGTTATTGCATCAAACGAGCCTTTGCTTTGTCTGCAGTCACTTGACGTCCGGTCAGAAAGAAGGCGATGAATTACGACGAAATTCTGATTTCATGGAGATTTTGAGAAAAACAAGATTCCCTCGAGTTAACAGTGTCAACGAAGAGAAAGCACCCGGGACCATTCTTGAACACGA TCGAATTATTTGGCTTGGAGATTTGAACTATCGAATAGCGCTGCCATACCGCTCTGCTAAAGCACTTATCGAAATGCAAAATTGGCGAGCGTTATTGGAAAAGGACCAA CTGCGGATGGAGCAGAGGCGAGGTCGTGTTTTTGATGGGTGGAGAGAAGGGAAGATATATTTCCCTCCTACTTATAAATACTCACATAACTCAGATAGATATTCTGGAGATGACCTGCATCCTAAGGAGAAACGAAGGACACCTGCATG GTGTGATCGAATCTTGTGGTATGGTGGTGGCCTTCAGCAATTATCATATGTTCGTGGGGAGTCTAAGTTTTCGGATCATAGACCTGTTTCTGGTGTGTTTTGGGCGGAGATTGAGTCAACACCAAACCGGTTGAGGAAAAGCATGAGCTGCTCAAGCTCAAGAATTGAGGTGGACGAGCTGTTACCTTACTCACATGGTTATACAGAACTCTGCTTCTTCTAA